The Manis javanica isolate MJ-LG chromosome 6, MJ_LKY, whole genome shotgun sequence genome contains a region encoding:
- the LOC108388478 gene encoding eukaryotic translation initiation factor 4E type 1B-like produces the protein MRMEYESGRRKRRQLPCGCQGERRPLRKKAQGEGPAGAKLELHPLLNRWALWFFKNDRSWAWEDSLHLVTKSDTVEDFWAMYSHIQLASKLSSSCDYALFKDGIEPMWEDSRNKRGGRWLVSLTKQQCHSELDCLWLETLLRLIVESFEEHSRGCHQHPSQGDKTAVWTRAAENQEGVLHTGRVYKERLGLSTKMVTGSQAHADTATKSNSLAKNKFVM, from the coding sequence ATGAGGATGGAATACGAAagtgggaggagaaagaggagacagCTGCCGTGTGGGTGTCAAGGGGAGAGGAGGCCACTGAGGAAGAAGGCCCAGGGTGAGGGCCCTGCGGGAGCCAAGCTGGAGTTGCACCCTCTGCTGAACAGGTGGGCTCTGTGGTTCTTCAAGAATGACCGCAGCTGGGCCTGGGAGGACAGTTTGCATCTGGTCACCAAGTCTGACACTGTGGAGGACTTCTGGGCGATGTACAGTCACATCCAGTTGGCCAGTAAGCTTTCCTCCAGCTGTGACTACGCCCTGTTTAAGGATGGCATCGAGCCCATGTGGGAAGATAGCAGAAATAAGAGAGGTGGCCGCTGGCTGGTCAGCCTCACCAAGCAGCAGTGCCACAGTGAGCTGGACTGCCTGTGGCTGGAGACTCTGCTGCGTCTGATCGTGGAGAGCTTTGAGGAGCACAGCCGGGGCTGTCATCAACATCCGAGCCAAGGGGACAAGACTGCCGTATGGACAAGGGCAGCAGAGAACCAGGAGGGTGTGTTGCACACCGGGCGTGTCTACAAGGAGCGCCTGGGCCTCTCCACAAAGATGGTGACTGGGTCCCAGGCCCACGCAGACACAGCCACCAAGAGCAACTCTCTTGCCAAGAACAAGTTTGTGATGTGA